A single genomic interval of Nostoc commune NIES-4072 harbors:
- a CDS encoding IS982 family transposase, which translates to MLNEIISIYAIIDDLLKAIGHNEDCRREMNDAEIITTAITSAMFFNGNHSKACTYMKEHKLISNMLEKSRFNRRLHSVSMLINDLFHQVGMALKEISDSTEYLLDSFPVPICDNIRIFNVKIIQSAQYRGYIASKKRYFYGVRVQLLTTKNGIPVEFVFMPGSANDVRALNALPLNLPPGSEIYGDSAYTDYTIEDDLEQTSHISLKVMRKKNSKRQDQPWNQYIKQHTRHYIETVFSSITCVFPKSIHAVTYQGFLLKLQAFIFSFTLQQAFIE; encoded by the coding sequence ATGCTAAACGAAATAATTTCCATATATGCTATCATAGACGACCTGTTAAAGGCGATTGGGCATAATGAAGATTGTCGTCGAGAGATGAATGACGCAGAAATTATTACAACGGCAATAACATCGGCGATGTTCTTTAATGGTAATCATAGTAAGGCTTGTACCTATATGAAAGAACATAAGTTGATATCTAATATGTTAGAAAAGTCACGATTTAACCGGAGATTACACAGTGTCTCAATGTTAATCAACGACTTGTTTCATCAAGTGGGAATGGCACTGAAGGAAATTAGTGATTCCACTGAATATCTTTTAGACTCGTTCCCAGTGCCCATCTGCGATAACATCCGTATCTTTAATGTAAAAATAATACAGTCGGCGCAGTATAGAGGTTACATCGCATCGAAAAAACGATATTTTTACGGGGTTCGAGTTCAGTTATTAACAACCAAAAATGGTATTCCTGTCGAATTTGTGTTTATGCCTGGTAGTGCCAACGATGTACGTGCTTTAAATGCCTTACCCTTGAATCTACCACCTGGTAGTGAAATTTATGGTGATTCAGCTTACACCGACTACACGATTGAGGATGACTTGGAACAAACAAGTCACATTTCTTTAAAAGTCATGAGGAAAAAGAACTCCAAGCGTCAAGACCAGCCTTGGAATCAATATATTAAACAACATACTCGGCATTATATCGAAACTGTGTTTAGTAGTATCACTTGTGTTTTTCCAAAATCAATACATGCAGTCACTTATCAAGGGTTTTTACTTAAGCTACAAGCATTCATTTTTTCTTTTACTCTTCAACAAGCTTTTATTGAATAA
- a CDS encoding O-antigen ligase family protein: MINIFFLLILFSSMLGRIKFPGINIGIHYLLLPAFSFGVISLSLKSIPETVKKHKAILISISLMYLWMWLSSLMSHFPTIAITYSLKYSIYYILFFAFLVLTFKNTNLAFYYRCILYLLQIIAILGFLEVLLPKYWIFKLLKFPSFYPEIGSIMQNPNQFGVIVAIGLCLSLILEKQNKISKIELYINELIFIISLTLSASGNGWLTFIIGMFLLLIYKIISFRKMIYLTSFLFLCIVTIPVSTQKIGLVDSKIFPLINLFSKNLALVNPNKKTLTTIIKTGFSRYEIWQAAINETIKKPLTGIGIGVFPEQIGIKVWGHKGYHAHNIFLNVSAEQGIPGLLLFTNFLKKITFKVKHTNSLVTIPIIMSLVSQIPDLFTEDYTFTTIEFYFIAAAINYKKDVVMQLNPGVIQNFQKIYDS; the protein is encoded by the coding sequence ATGATTAATATATTTTTCCTGCTCATACTATTTTCTTCAATGTTAGGGCGGATTAAATTTCCTGGAATAAATATTGGTATTCATTATTTATTACTTCCTGCATTTAGCTTTGGTGTAATTAGTTTGTCTTTAAAATCTATACCAGAAACTGTTAAAAAGCATAAAGCAATTTTGATATCTATAAGTCTAATGTATTTGTGGATGTGGCTTTCCTCATTAATGAGCCACTTTCCAACTATTGCTATTACTTATAGTCTAAAATATTCAATTTACTATATATTATTTTTTGCTTTTTTGGTGTTAACTTTTAAAAATACAAATTTAGCATTTTACTATCGTTGCATATTATATTTACTACAGATAATTGCAATTTTGGGTTTTTTAGAAGTTTTACTTCCCAAGTACTGGATTTTCAAATTATTAAAATTTCCCAGCTTTTATCCCGAAATCGGTTCAATTATGCAAAATCCTAATCAGTTTGGGGTAATAGTAGCCATTGGATTATGTCTAAGCTTGATTTTAGAAAAGCAGAATAAAATTTCTAAAATTGAATTATATATAAACGAATTAATTTTTATAATTTCCTTAACTTTATCTGCCAGTGGAAATGGTTGGTTAACTTTTATAATTGGCATGTTTCTTTTGCTAATATATAAAATTATTAGTTTTAGGAAAATGATTTATCTAACTAGCTTTTTATTTTTATGCATTGTCACCATACCAGTTTCTACACAGAAAATTGGTTTGGTAGATAGTAAAATATTTCCATTAATTAATTTATTTTCAAAAAATTTAGCTTTAGTAAATCCAAACAAAAAAACGCTTACTACTATAATAAAAACAGGCTTTTCAAGGTATGAAATATGGCAGGCAGCTATTAATGAAACTATTAAAAAGCCACTCACTGGTATAGGCATAGGAGTTTTTCCAGAACAGATAGGAATAAAAGTTTGGGGACATAAAGGTTATCATGCACATAATATATTTTTAAATGTGTCAGCAGAACAAGGAATTCCAGGATTATTACTATTTACTAATTTTTTAAAAAAAATAACATTTAAAGTTAAACATACTAATTCTCTAGTTACTATTCCGATTATTATGTCTTTAGTGTCTCAAATTCCAGATTTGTTTACTGAAGACTATACTTTTACAACTATTGAGTTTTATTTTATAGCAGCAGCTATTAATTATAAAAAAGATGTTGTTATGCAACTAAACCCTGGAGTTATTCAAAACTTTCAAAAAATCTATGACTCATAA
- a CDS encoding glycosyltransferase family 4 protein — protein sequence MTHKYHFYLIFPNIFNFKGGIQVYSKFLLQALQNIYIEADYDVFLKYDKPNLRQQENLQFLSLTKFHYFGDLPRLLQTILFATKIIIMAIIERPTVVISTHVNYAIACYILKLFTGIPYWVVAHGLEVWDIKNNAIKLALGNADKIICVSNYTRQRLLQYKNIDAEKIVILTNTFDANKFKINPKPNYLLKRYNLTDKQPVILTVTRLGRMAKYKGYDQMLYALLKVRLHIANVHFILVGKGDDIPRIQALVSNLNLQNCVTIAGFVPDEELCDYYNLCDVFALPSKGEGFGIVYLEALACGKPVLAGKQDGSIEPLAEGELGCLVDPDNVEEIADNLIQILQGNYYNSVIYQPEYLQQKTIETFDFSQFCKSLAKIVDAYLVTI from the coding sequence ATGACTCATAAATATCATTTCTACCTAATATTTCCCAATATATTTAATTTTAAGGGGGGGATTCAGGTTTACTCAAAGTTTTTGTTGCAAGCTTTACAAAATATATATATTGAAGCTGATTATGATGTATTTTTGAAGTATGACAAGCCTAATTTAAGACAGCAGGAAAACTTGCAATTTTTAAGTTTAACAAAGTTCCATTATTTTGGAGATTTACCAAGATTATTGCAAACTATTTTATTTGCTACCAAAATAATTATTATGGCTATTATCGAACGTCCCACTGTAGTCATATCAACTCATGTTAACTATGCCATTGCTTGTTATATTCTAAAACTTTTTACTGGAATTCCTTACTGGGTAGTTGCTCATGGTTTAGAAGTTTGGGATATTAAAAACAATGCTATAAAATTAGCATTAGGAAACGCAGATAAAATTATTTGTGTTAGTAATTACACTCGCCAGCGCTTGCTTCAATATAAAAACATTGACGCTGAGAAAATAGTAATTTTAACTAATACGTTTGATGCCAACAAATTTAAAATAAATCCTAAACCTAACTACTTGCTCAAGCGATATAATTTAACAGATAAACAGCCTGTAATTCTCACAGTAACTCGGCTGGGACGCATGGCAAAATACAAGGGTTATGATCAAATGCTTTATGCTTTACTTAAAGTGCGCCTGCATATCGCTAATGTTCACTTCATCCTTGTAGGGAAAGGAGATGATATACCTCGAATTCAAGCTTTAGTTAGCAATTTAAATCTACAAAATTGTGTCACTATTGCAGGATTTGTACCAGATGAAGAATTGTGTGATTATTACAATCTCTGCGATGTTTTTGCTTTGCCTAGTAAAGGAGAAGGATTTGGAATTGTTTATTTAGAAGCGTTAGCTTGTGGTAAACCTGTGCTGGCGGGTAAACAAGATGGTTCTATAGAACCCTTAGCTGAGGGGGAATTGGGATGTTTAGTTGATCCTGATAACGTTGAAGAAATTGCCGATAATCTAATTCAAATCCTACAAGGTAATTACTATAATTCAGTAATTTACCAACCAGAATACTTACAGCAAAAAACCATTGAAACTTTTGATTTTAGCCAGTTTTGTAAAAGTTTAGCAAAAATAGTTGATGCTTATTTAGTTACAATTTAA
- a CDS encoding chloride channel protein, protein MSLPVLNQRFRTWWQPRRGLAIAEACVIGLVAALSAVFLKVGSGWLGTWRVHSTHIFPVWLALPIIGLFLGFVAGWLVDRLAPEASSSGIPQVKASLANVPIALSWRVAGVKLLSAIIVIGSGMTLGRQGPTVHVGAGLAAGMSRWVPTSPDHRRQMIAAGAGAGLAAAFNAPIAGVLFIVEELLQDLSGLTLGTAIIASFIGGVISRLLGGGSLDLNLQLTQSSSQFSIPEIPFFLLLGILAGLLGALFDRGLIFSIKLYRKLHLSLPLRVALAGFISGVVVAMLPESFRNNTALRESLITGGSQPTVAAIAFVAQFILTLIAFGSGAPGGLFAPSLILGSCLGHIIGVFELSITGAGSPATYALAGMGGFFSAVSKVPITAIVIVFEMTTDFNLVLPLMIVSVAAYLVADKVVPGSLYEKLLELKGITLTKEVPMEGALTKLTAKDVMQERVETLDAQMSLEEAKQFFARSHHRGFPVVEDSKLVGIVTQSDLLKIRESAKHTLRDRNLANDIFLKEIMTPAPMTVTPIHTLSNVLYLLDRYQISRLPVVDGRKLIGIITRADIIRAEADHLNCDNRTPKLRPEPSYIVYQTRSPSTGNGRLLVPVANPETAGILLQMAAAIARDRHYEIDCVQVMLIPRHSSPSETQVRTAKSRRLLRQAEVLAKKWKIPLHTQIRVTHDVAQAILETISEQHIDLILMGWKGTTSTPGRIFGNVVDTIIHQATCEVVLVKLGKAPQSPAPSPLFNRWLVPMAGGPNSPLAIKLLPALITLGNDPQIHLTQVFKPFEFKPDMSVSEQAIRHLMRRRKLSSSVVALPVQANSVAEGVINLVKTEGYDVVVLGASQEGLLQQAIQGNIPEAIASGVESTVILVRGAINK, encoded by the coding sequence ATGTCTCTTCCTGTTCTGAATCAGCGCTTTCGCACCTGGTGGCAGCCTAGAAGAGGTTTAGCGATCGCCGAAGCTTGTGTTATCGGTCTGGTTGCTGCCCTATCTGCGGTATTTTTGAAAGTAGGATCGGGATGGCTGGGGACATGGCGAGTCCATAGTACCCACATTTTCCCGGTATGGCTAGCACTACCGATAATTGGTCTTTTCCTGGGATTTGTGGCTGGCTGGTTGGTGGATAGGTTGGCTCCAGAGGCTTCTAGTAGCGGTATTCCGCAAGTTAAAGCAAGTCTAGCCAATGTGCCGATAGCATTATCTTGGCGCGTTGCAGGTGTGAAGTTACTCAGTGCCATCATCGTCATAGGTTCGGGCATGACTCTGGGACGACAAGGCCCTACTGTTCACGTAGGGGCGGGTTTGGCAGCAGGGATGAGTCGTTGGGTTCCTACTTCCCCAGATCATCGGCGACAAATGATTGCAGCAGGTGCGGGTGCGGGTTTAGCAGCTGCTTTTAATGCCCCGATCGCAGGTGTATTATTCATCGTTGAAGAGTTACTCCAGGATTTATCAGGATTGACTCTAGGAACTGCGATTATCGCCTCCTTTATTGGTGGGGTGATATCCCGACTTTTAGGTGGTGGCTCTCTTGACCTTAATCTGCAATTGACGCAATCTTCTAGCCAATTCTCTATTCCAGAAATTCCCTTTTTCCTCCTATTGGGTATTTTGGCAGGATTGTTAGGTGCATTATTTGATCGCGGCTTAATATTTAGTATTAAACTTTATAGAAAATTACATCTCAGCTTACCACTACGGGTAGCTTTGGCTGGATTTATTTCTGGTGTTGTCGTGGCAATGCTCCCCGAATCCTTTCGTAATAATACGGCTTTACGAGAGTCTTTAATTACTGGAGGTTCCCAACCTACCGTAGCAGCGATCGCCTTTGTAGCACAGTTCATTCTCACACTCATCGCATTTGGTTCAGGAGCGCCAGGAGGATTATTCGCTCCCAGTCTGATTTTGGGTTCTTGTTTAGGACATATTATCGGTGTATTTGAGTTATCCATCACCGGAGCGGGTTCTCCTGCTACTTACGCGCTAGCGGGTATGGGGGGATTTTTTAGCGCTGTTTCTAAAGTGCCAATCACAGCAATTGTGATTGTGTTTGAGATGACTACAGATTTCAATCTGGTGCTACCTTTGATGATTGTTTCTGTAGCAGCTTACTTAGTTGCGGATAAAGTAGTGCCAGGTTCGCTTTATGAGAAACTTTTAGAATTAAAAGGCATCACTCTGACTAAAGAAGTTCCGATGGAAGGAGCATTAACTAAGTTAACTGCAAAAGATGTGATGCAAGAACGGGTAGAAACTCTAGATGCACAGATGAGCTTGGAAGAAGCAAAGCAGTTTTTTGCTCGTTCTCATCATCGCGGTTTCCCTGTGGTAGAAGATAGCAAGTTAGTAGGAATTGTGACGCAATCAGATTTGCTGAAAATACGCGAGAGTGCAAAGCACACGCTCCGCGATCGCAATCTAGCCAATGATATTTTCTTAAAAGAAATTATGACGCCTGCTCCGATGACAGTAACACCAATCCACACTCTAAGTAATGTGCTGTATTTACTTGATCGCTATCAAATCAGTCGCTTACCTGTGGTGGATGGACGAAAACTGATCGGAATTATTACTCGTGCAGATATTATTCGGGCGGAAGCAGATCATCTCAATTGTGATAACCGGACTCCGAAACTGCGGCCAGAACCTTCTTATATAGTTTACCAAACGCGATCGCCAAGCACTGGCAATGGTAGATTATTAGTGCCAGTAGCGAATCCCGAAACAGCAGGTATTTTATTACAAATGGCAGCAGCTATTGCCCGCGATCGCCATTATGAAATAGATTGCGTGCAAGTGATGCTGATACCCCGCCACAGTTCCCCATCAGAAACACAGGTTAGGACGGCGAAAAGTCGCCGCTTGCTACGACAGGCGGAAGTCTTAGCAAAAAAGTGGAAAATTCCCTTGCATACGCAGATCCGAGTTACCCACGATGTAGCGCAGGCAATTTTAGAGACAATCAGCGAACAACACATCGACCTAATCTTAATGGGATGGAAAGGTACCACATCTACCCCTGGTCGGATTTTTGGTAACGTTGTAGACACCATAATTCACCAAGCCACCTGCGAAGTAGTCTTAGTAAAATTAGGTAAAGCCCCCCAGTCCCCAGCCCCCAGTCCCCTCTTCAATCGCTGGCTAGTCCCGATGGCTGGTGGCCCCAATTCCCCACTGGCGATTAAATTGCTACCGGCTTTAATTACATTGGGAAATGATCCGCAAATTCATCTGACACAGGTGTTTAAGCCATTTGAATTCAAGCCAGATATGTCAGTTTCAGAACAAGCTATCCGCCATTTGATGCGGCGACGAAAGTTGTCCAGTAGTGTAGTTGCTCTCCCAGTTCAGGCTAATTCAGTCGCAGAAGGTGTGATTAACTTAGTTAAAACCGAAGGTTACGATGTTGTAGTTTTGGGAGCATCGCAAGAAGGATTGTTGCAGCAGGCGATTCAAGGTAATATTCCAGAAGCGATCGCCTCTGGTGTAGAAAGTACAGTGATTTTGGTTAGGGGTGCAATTAACAAGTAA
- a CDS encoding TldD/PmbA family protein: MGSENLSQDTLAEQLLELAIKSGAEAAEVYQSRSLSRPVFFEANRLKQLETNQSEGTALRLWRNGRPGLTVAYGSVLAEVMVEKALALSQLNLPEMVELGSNSGPSYPDLGESVPIKVLVDWGKEAIALIRDAYPDVVCNGDWECDVETTRIVNTKGLDCYYTDTTLNCYISAEWVRGDDFLSVADGQTKRGELHPEILANQILQRLIWAGENVSSPTGRVPILFTSKAADMLWGTVQEALNGKRVLEVASPWGERLGKAVVAPSLTLYQDPEAGPYSCPFDDEGTPTQFLVFIQNGILQHFYGDRTTGRQLGTDTTGNGFRPGLGSYPTPGLFNFLIQPGSASLLDLIQELDDGIIVDQMLGGGGSMSGDFSINVDLGYRVKNGQVIGRVKDTMVAGNVYTALKQLVTLGNDADWNGSCYTPSLIVEGLSTTGRSN; the protein is encoded by the coding sequence ATGGGTTCTGAAAATTTGTCACAAGATACACTAGCAGAACAGCTGCTGGAACTAGCTATAAAATCTGGAGCAGAAGCTGCTGAGGTGTATCAGTCGCGATCGCTTTCTCGTCCAGTGTTTTTTGAGGCAAACCGACTCAAACAGCTAGAAACTAACCAATCTGAAGGCACAGCACTACGACTTTGGCGAAACGGGCGTCCGGGACTCACGGTGGCTTACGGTTCTGTCCTAGCCGAAGTAATGGTGGAAAAAGCTCTGGCTCTAAGTCAACTGAATCTACCTGAAATGGTAGAATTAGGCTCGAACTCTGGGCCCTCTTACCCAGATTTAGGCGAAAGTGTGCCGATCAAAGTTTTGGTAGACTGGGGCAAAGAAGCGATCGCACTCATCCGTGATGCATATCCCGATGTTGTTTGCAATGGTGATTGGGAATGTGATGTCGAAACTACCAGAATAGTCAACACTAAAGGTTTAGATTGTTACTACACTGATACTACCCTCAATTGCTACATATCAGCTGAATGGGTGCGTGGTGATGATTTTTTAAGTGTTGCCGATGGCCAAACTAAGCGAGGCGAACTCCACCCGGAAATATTAGCTAACCAAATTTTACAACGGTTAATTTGGGCCGGGGAAAATGTCTCATCTCCTACTGGTCGAGTCCCGATTTTGTTCACTTCTAAAGCTGCTGATATGCTTTGGGGCACTGTGCAAGAAGCTTTGAATGGCAAGCGGGTTTTAGAAGTAGCTTCCCCTTGGGGAGAACGTTTGGGTAAAGCGGTAGTTGCACCTAGTCTCACCCTTTACCAAGATCCAGAAGCCGGCCCTTATAGTTGCCCTTTTGATGATGAAGGCACTCCTACTCAATTTTTAGTATTTATCCAAAACGGAATTTTACAGCATTTTTATGGCGATCGCACCACCGGACGCCAACTAGGTACTGACACAACTGGAAATGGTTTTCGCCCTGGTTTAGGTAGCTATCCCACCCCTGGTTTATTTAATTTTCTGATCCAGCCAGGTTCAGCATCACTACTAGATTTAATTCAAGAACTGGATGATGGCATAATTGTGGATCAAATGCTGGGCGGTGGCGGCAGCATGTCTGGAGATTTTTCAATCAACGTTGATTTAGGCTACCGCGTCAAAAATGGTCAGGTAATTGGGCGCGTTAAGGATACGATGGTTGCAGGTAATGTCTACACTGCCCTTAAGCAATTGGTTACACTAGGTAATGATGCTGATTGGAATGGTTCTTGTTATACTCCATCTTTAATAGTAGAAGGACTATCCACGACGGGGAGAAGTAATTGA
- a CDS encoding Tab2/Atab2 family RNA-binding protein, with amino-acid sequence MGSIWEIDFYSRPILDDNQKKVWEVLVCESALDISTKVDSLFRYAQYCPSTQVNSGWLRTALQEAINQAGKAPIKIRFFRRQMNNMITKACQDLGIPAQPSRRTLLLNHWLEQRMEEVYPQEAGYQGGANPSVRLEKPLPQRLPDALEGQQWVFVTLDAADLVEMPEWEIGFGEAFPLELAKVSPETRIPGILIFSPRALPLAGWMSGLDLAFLRFDTSVEARLLLETGVTESWIVANIKKPQLLAEAKGFEEAKQKANGVHFIGVQSDPKAEAFAGFWLLQEVNL; translated from the coding sequence ATGGGCAGTATTTGGGAAATCGATTTTTACTCTCGTCCGATTTTGGACGATAATCAGAAAAAAGTTTGGGAAGTCTTAGTCTGCGAAAGCGCTTTGGATATCAGTACAAAAGTAGATTCTTTGTTTCGCTATGCTCAATATTGTCCCAGTACCCAGGTAAATTCGGGCTGGTTGCGGACAGCATTACAGGAAGCTATTAACCAAGCTGGAAAAGCACCAATTAAAATCCGCTTTTTCCGCCGTCAAATGAACAACATGATTACTAAAGCCTGCCAAGACTTGGGCATTCCCGCCCAGCCTAGCCGTCGTACTTTGCTTCTCAACCATTGGTTAGAACAGCGCATGGAGGAAGTGTATCCTCAAGAAGCAGGGTATCAAGGAGGGGCTAATCCCTCAGTCCGCTTGGAAAAACCTTTGCCGCAACGTTTACCAGATGCTTTGGAAGGACAGCAGTGGGTATTTGTTACCTTAGATGCTGCGGATTTGGTAGAAATGCCAGAGTGGGAAATTGGCTTTGGTGAAGCTTTCCCCCTAGAGTTGGCGAAAGTTTCGCCCGAAACCCGGATTCCTGGGATTTTAATTTTCTCACCGAGAGCGTTGCCCTTGGCAGGCTGGATGTCTGGTTTGGATTTGGCTTTCTTAAGATTTGATACTAGCGTTGAGGCGAGATTGCTTTTAGAAACTGGTGTAACCGAAAGCTGGATTGTGGCAAATATCAAAAAACCTCAACTTTTAGCAGAAGCCAAAGGTTTTGAAGAAGCCAAGCAAAAAGCTAACGGAGTGCATTTTATCGGTGTACAGTCTGATCCCAAAGCAGAAGCTTTTGCTGGTTTTTGGCTGTTGCAAGAGGTTAATCTTTGA
- a CDS encoding DUF433 domain-containing protein, with translation MQIEDYFEFIDPDDIRIKGHRIGIDNVIQYYLQGYSPEQIIEELPSLNLEKIYATLTYYLHNRVEIDAYMLRLAKWREQRYQESLANPSPLMQRLRALKVQREQELLNSW, from the coding sequence ATGCAAATAGAAGATTATTTTGAGTTTATAGACCCAGATGATATACGTATCAAAGGGCATCGTATTGGTATTGATAATGTGATTCAATATTACTTGCAAGGATATTCACCAGAGCAAATTATAGAGGAATTACCTTCCCTGAATTTGGAGAAAATCTACGCGACGCTTACCTACTACCTTCATAATCGTGTTGAAATAGATGCTTATATGTTGCGGCTAGCAAAGTGGCGAGAACAGCGCTATCAAGAATCATTAGCTAATCCTTCACCTTTGATGCAACGTTTAAGAGCGTTAAAGGTGCAACGTGAGCAGGAGTTGCTAAACTCTTGGTGA
- a CDS encoding DUF5615 family PIN-like protein — protein MKVRFLLDENLSPKLKISVLRLNLAIDILRVGDAEAPPLGTLDPDILRYLELSQRILVTDNRKSMPEHLEEHWRDGRHIWGLVWLRSSGNLSIWAETIYLIWEATEAEEWIDRLDWIPL, from the coding sequence GTGAAGGTACGTTTTCTCCTTGATGAAAATTTGTCGCCCAAGCTGAAGATATCTGTTTTGCGCCTCAATCTAGCAATAGATATTCTGCGTGTAGGCGATGCCGAAGCACCGCCATTAGGTACGCTTGACCCAGATATTTTGCGCTACCTGGAATTATCCCAACGAATATTGGTTACAGACAACCGCAAAAGTATGCCCGAACATCTAGAAGAACACTGGAGAGATGGACGACATATTTGGGGATTAGTTTGGTTACGTTCCAGTGGGAACCTCAGTATTTGGGCAGAAACAATTTATTTGATTTGGGAAGCGACTGAGGCAGAAGAGTGGATTGATAGATTGGATTGGATTCCGCTTTAA
- a CDS encoding HAD-IA family hydrolase has translation MEQPKVIFLDAVGTLFDVKGSVGEVYSQIAQEFGVTVSAETLNTAFIKSFKAAPPPIFPDAELQDIPQREFDWWRIIALNTFESAGVLKEFSDFSAFFSELYIHFGTAEPWFVYPDVLPALINWRRLGVTLGVLSNFDSRIYSVLQGLGLREFFTSVTISTQVRAAKPDPQIFAIALDKHKCSPEAAWHIGDSVVEDYHGAKAAGLRGVWINRGK, from the coding sequence ATGGAACAACCGAAAGTTATTTTTTTAGATGCTGTGGGTACACTCTTCGATGTCAAAGGTAGTGTGGGCGAAGTTTATAGTCAGATAGCCCAGGAATTTGGCGTTACAGTTTCAGCCGAAACATTGAATACAGCTTTCATTAAAAGCTTTAAAGCAGCACCGCCGCCGATATTTCCAGATGCAGAACTGCAAGATATTCCCCAGCGCGAGTTTGATTGGTGGCGGATAATTGCCCTGAACACTTTTGAAAGTGCTGGAGTTCTTAAGGAATTTTCTGACTTTTCGGCTTTTTTTAGCGAACTTTACATCCACTTTGGTACAGCCGAACCGTGGTTTGTTTATCCCGATGTTTTACCAGCTTTAATCAACTGGCGGCGGTTGGGAGTTACCTTGGGGGTGCTGTCGAATTTTGATTCTCGGATTTACTCAGTATTGCAAGGTTTAGGATTGAGAGAGTTTTTTACCTCCGTCACTATTTCTACGCAGGTACGTGCAGCTAAACCCGATCCTCAAATTTTTGCCATTGCTTTAGATAAACATAAATGTTCCCCAGAGGCAGCATGGCATATTGGCGATAGCGTTGTAGAAGATTACCACGGAGCCAAAGCAGCTGGACTTAGAGGTGTTTGGATCAACCGTGGAAAATAA
- a CDS encoding NAD(P)/FAD-dependent oxidoreductase: MTQQTSRICILGGGFGGLYTALRLSQLPWESTQKPEIVLVDQSDRFLFSPLLYELLTGELQTWEIAPPFEELLQGTGVRFYQGVVSGIDIDQKLVNVHEGPEIPYDRLVLALGGETPLDLVPGATSYAYPFRTISDVYRLEERLRFLEESDADKIRVAIIGAGYSGVELACKLADRLGERGRFRIVEIADQILRTSPEFNREAAKKALEARGVFIDLETKVESIEQNSISLEYKNQLDTIPVDLVIWTVGTRVAPVVKSLPLKENQRGQISTTSTLQVIDHPEIFALGDLADCHDIEGQQVPATAQAAFQQADYTAWNIWASLTNRPLLPFRYQQLGEMMALGIDNATLTGLGIKLDGPLASVARRIAYLYRLPTLDHQLKVGFNWLVRPIIETLSR; the protein is encoded by the coding sequence ATGACTCAACAAACTTCTAGAATTTGTATCCTTGGCGGAGGCTTTGGTGGTCTATACACAGCCTTGCGCTTAAGCCAGTTACCTTGGGAATCTACGCAAAAACCCGAAATTGTTCTGGTAGATCAAAGCGATCGCTTCCTATTCTCTCCTTTACTTTACGAATTACTCACTGGCGAACTGCAAACCTGGGAAATTGCCCCACCGTTTGAAGAACTTTTACAAGGCACGGGGGTACGTTTTTATCAAGGGGTTGTGTCTGGAATTGACATCGACCAGAAACTAGTAAATGTACATGAAGGGCCGGAAATCCCTTACGATCGCCTAGTGTTGGCACTAGGAGGTGAGACACCGCTAGATTTAGTGCCTGGTGCAACATCCTACGCCTACCCATTCCGGACAATATCTGATGTCTATCGTTTGGAAGAACGCCTGCGATTTTTAGAAGAATCGGATGCTGATAAAATTCGGGTGGCGATTATTGGGGCTGGCTACAGTGGTGTAGAGTTAGCCTGTAAGTTAGCCGATAGACTAGGTGAAAGAGGACGCTTTCGGATCGTTGAAATTGCTGACCAAATCTTGCGAACTTCCCCAGAGTTTAACCGGGAAGCAGCAAAAAAAGCTTTAGAAGCGCGTGGCGTGTTTATTGATTTAGAAACCAAAGTTGAATCAATAGAGCAAAATTCCATCTCCCTAGAGTACAAAAACCAGTTAGACACGATTCCCGTAGATTTGGTAATTTGGACTGTGGGAACTAGGGTTGCGCCTGTAGTGAAATCTCTTCCTCTCAAGGAAAACCAGCGTGGTCAAATCAGTACTACATCTACTCTGCAAGTCATTGATCATCCAGAAATCTTTGCCTTGGGAGATTTAGCAGACTGCCATGATATTGAAGGACAGCAAGTCCCGGCTACTGCACAAGCGGCTTTCCAACAAGCTGATTATACTGCTTGGAATATCTGGGCAAGTTTAACGAATCGCCCCCTGCTTCCCTTCCGCTACCAACAGTTAGGAGAAATGATGGCACTAGGGATAGACAACGCCACTCTTACAGGTTTGGGAATTAAACTAGATGGCCCCTTGGCATCCGTCGCCCGGCGGATTGCCTATTTATATAGATTGCCAACTTTAGACCATCAACTCAAAGTTGGTTTTAATTGGCTAGTCCGTCCGATCATAGAAACACTTTCTCGGTAA